From the Glandiceps talaboti chromosome 12, keGlaTala1.1, whole genome shotgun sequence genome, one window contains:
- the LOC144443653 gene encoding hydroxylysine kinase-like, with product MASENAENGSPIVLDELVKPSLTVDTARELAKKLYKFKVETVKQLDSYDDQNFYLAMKESDSDKVQEYTMKVMNSVDSVDIKGQEAQTQILLFLHGRGIQCPKPVKLSNGEYMTLEKLTGKKGTFGHIVRLLTYIPGTLYKHAEITPDLCYQAGRHIGSIDLALKDFYHEGFERPNFLWSLEQLPAIEKYIHVFEEKEKREIIQSVITAFNEKVVGNYPKLTKGTIHGDYNEGNILIKEVNSNVINSSCKSSASASKYEICGLLDFGDVTYSYRVFDAAIALMYTMLISKEPMVSGGHMLAGYLSVFSLTNLEKDLLYYCIAARIAQSVTLGMYTFSLHPYNLYLLNTQEDGWRMLNLLWKIPQEEVQKQWDEIIQSYAVE from the exons ATGGCTTCAGAGAATGCTGAGAATGGGTCCCCAATTGTATTAGATGAACTTGTCAAACCATCGCTGACAGTCGATACTGCAAGAGAATTAGCTAAAAAATTGTACAAGTTCAAGGTTGAGACTGTCAAGCAGCTTGATAGCTATGATGATCAGAATTTCTACCTCGCTATGAAGGAGTCTGATTCTGATAAAGTACAGGAGTACACAATGAAGGTTATGAATTCTGTTGACTCAGTGGATATAAAAGGACAGgaggcacagacacagatattGCTATTCTTACATGGAAGGGGTATTCAGTGTCCTAAACCTGTCAAGTTATCAAACGGGGAGTATATGACATTGGAAAAATTAACTGGGAAAAAAG GCACATTTGGCCATATTGTAAGACTGCTCACCTACATACCAGGAACACTTTACAAACATGCTGAGATAACCCCTGACCTTTGCTACCAAGCTGGTAGACACATTGGCAGTATAGACTTGGCATTAAAG GATTTCTACCATGAAGGGTTTGAAAGACCAAACTTTCTGTGGAGTCTTGAACAGCTACCTGCTATTGAAAAGTACATCCATGTCTTTGAAGAGAAGGAAAAAAGAGAGATTATTCAGTCAGTGATAACAGCTTTCAATGAGAAAGTTGTGGGCAACTATCCAAAATTAACCAAAG GTACCATCCATGGTGACTACAATGAGGGTAACATTCTGATCAAGGAAGTTAACAGTAACGTAATCAACAGTTCCTGCAAAAGTTCAGCCAGTGcctcaaaatatgaaatttgtgGATTATTGGATTTTGGTGATGTAACCTACAGCTACCGTGTGTTTGATGCAGCGATTGCACTGATGTACACCATGCTGATAAGCAAGGAGCCAATGGTATCAGGTGGTCATATGTTGGCTGGGTATCTGTCTGTTTTTTCACTCACTAATCTAGAGAAGGATCTGTTGTACTACTGTATAGCTGCTCGCATCGCACAGAGTGTAACGCTTGGAATGTATACCTTCAGCCTTCATCCATATAACCTGTATTTGCTGAACACTCAAGAAGATGGATGGAGAATGTTGAATCTTCTTTGGAAGATACCACAAGAGGAAGTGCAAAAACAATGGGATGAAATCATTCAATCCTATGCTGTTGAATAA